A part of Streptomyces sp. NBC_01497 genomic DNA contains:
- a CDS encoding DUF4231 domain-containing protein encodes MKEADLRAAKALQRIGWLILLGSLTLTGLLGYTVIVGLWRANDGVTKWLSLIIFNILWIACACWLYSNHKTLAKKTSEFRDALQKRQTAAAQLPLDTTSGLRVYREASLDVIASYRAQAGRNRRVHNSFQLVIITGSIVVSTLTAMNEGSNAALSIVTSCLSALVGVSAGVTGYFKFRERGTTSQSTADDIEKNYNASGFQLGDYAELDEDRRLIRYAGTVEKIKEEQRKREIQLEQSASRDERSAQ; translated from the coding sequence ATGAAAGAGGCGGACCTACGGGCGGCTAAGGCGCTTCAGAGGATCGGCTGGCTGATCCTATTAGGTTCCTTAACCCTGACAGGATTACTCGGGTACACCGTCATCGTCGGCCTGTGGAGGGCGAATGATGGAGTTACCAAATGGCTCTCCCTGATTATCTTCAATATCTTATGGATCGCGTGCGCATGTTGGCTGTACAGCAACCATAAAACCCTGGCAAAAAAGACGAGTGAATTCCGTGATGCACTGCAGAAACGCCAGACGGCGGCCGCTCAACTCCCCCTCGATACGACCTCGGGACTGCGCGTCTACCGGGAGGCCTCGCTCGATGTCATCGCGTCCTACCGGGCGCAAGCTGGCCGCAATAGGCGCGTGCACAACTCGTTCCAACTAGTCATTATCACCGGGTCGATCGTGGTATCCACCCTCACAGCGATGAATGAGGGATCGAACGCAGCCCTATCCATCGTCACCTCATGCTTGAGCGCACTGGTCGGCGTCTCCGCCGGGGTCACCGGATATTTCAAGTTCCGAGAGCGCGGTACCACCTCACAGTCGACAGCAGACGACATTGAGAAGAATTACAACGCCAGCGGGTTTCAGCTCGGTGACTATGCAGAACTGGATGAGGACCGTCGGCTAATCCGCTACGCCGGAACGGTCGAGAAGATCAAAGAAGAACAGCGTAAACGCGAAATTCAGCTGGAGCAGAGCGCCTCACGTGACGAACGCTCAGCACAATGA
- a CDS encoding RNA-binding domain-containing protein — translation MDLTELATVIADLRSEGSDFAEVEVKRAADGFPQSVAPTISAFANTPGGGTLIFGLDESDNFSSVGVYDPTACKAALASLSRNGIEPAVNPRMWDFEFEGRPIVAAQIDELASSVKPCRVKGTGKAYLRSYDGDYELSQLEEQAFIANRDTPRFDQAVAGDSSTDDLDGTLLESYVENCRATSPALARFDRDEILFRTGVVAGPDRRPTVAGLLALGVYPQQFFPNLVIQASVAPGPSDPPGTRAVDAKRFDGPIPLMLEQALSWVQRNTRTRVRFGYDGHGRDESEYPVEAVRELLSNALIHRDLGPYALGEAITLKIDNSLLILSNPGGLWGLSVDRLGLTGVTSARNGYLVRICQNVRYSRGQRVVEALASGIPTVLRSLQEAGMVPPRFHDQGVRFTVRVPNHTLLAPADLEWLASLNPSAPLSDIQRHALVAMRHGTRWTNKTLRDAFPMDSLEARNTLAGLVDAQVAEAVGERGGRIYQLASNLNEGLRSEQQSIPLVAEGGGAQSERADDFVNVEEDVTPRSRGARRENANRIAEFLKSGPSSVSDIRDSTGLSIRQVEYAMDLLRAEGKILLLGKRGDRSSRWSLTQVGPAGES, via the coding sequence GTGGATCTGACTGAGCTGGCAACCGTCATTGCTGATCTCCGAAGCGAAGGCAGCGACTTCGCGGAGGTCGAGGTCAAGCGTGCCGCTGACGGGTTTCCTCAGAGCGTTGCGCCAACCATCTCTGCATTCGCCAATACTCCAGGTGGCGGGACCTTGATCTTCGGTCTGGATGAATCTGATAATTTCAGCTCTGTAGGTGTTTATGATCCAACGGCTTGCAAAGCTGCGCTGGCGTCATTGTCGCGTAATGGGATCGAGCCAGCGGTCAATCCCCGTATGTGGGATTTCGAGTTCGAGGGCAGGCCTATTGTTGCGGCCCAAATTGACGAGCTTGCTAGCTCGGTTAAGCCCTGTCGCGTCAAGGGGACAGGGAAAGCTTATCTCCGCTCGTATGACGGAGACTATGAACTCTCTCAGCTAGAGGAGCAGGCTTTCATTGCGAATCGCGATACACCGCGATTCGATCAGGCCGTAGCGGGTGACTCCAGCACGGATGACTTGGATGGCACCCTGCTCGAGTCGTATGTCGAGAACTGCCGGGCCACGTCTCCGGCCCTTGCTCGATTTGACCGGGATGAGATCCTTTTCCGTACCGGCGTTGTTGCAGGCCCTGATCGGCGGCCCACGGTGGCCGGCCTCCTTGCGCTGGGTGTCTATCCGCAGCAATTTTTTCCGAACTTGGTTATCCAAGCTAGCGTTGCTCCGGGGCCTAGCGATCCCCCCGGTACGCGAGCTGTCGACGCTAAGAGGTTTGATGGACCCATTCCTCTGATGCTTGAGCAGGCGTTGAGCTGGGTTCAGAGAAACACAAGAACTAGAGTCCGTTTTGGCTATGACGGCCATGGTAGGGATGAGTCGGAATATCCGGTCGAAGCCGTTCGTGAACTCTTGTCGAACGCTCTAATCCACCGGGATTTGGGCCCTTACGCGCTTGGTGAGGCCATCACACTTAAGATTGACAACAGCCTGCTCATCCTGAGCAACCCCGGAGGGCTCTGGGGTCTGAGCGTAGATCGGTTGGGTCTTACCGGAGTGACCTCTGCGCGCAACGGTTACCTTGTGCGGATTTGTCAAAACGTCCGCTATTCGCGAGGCCAGCGAGTGGTAGAGGCCCTCGCGTCAGGCATTCCTACGGTCCTTAGGTCCCTCCAGGAGGCCGGCATGGTGCCTCCGCGTTTTCACGACCAGGGTGTTAGATTTACAGTGCGTGTACCCAATCACACCCTTTTGGCTCCCGCTGATCTTGAGTGGTTGGCTTCGCTCAACCCTTCTGCGCCTCTCAGTGATATCCAGAGGCACGCTCTTGTTGCGATGAGGCACGGCACTCGCTGGACAAATAAGACGCTTCGTGACGCTTTCCCTATGGACTCGCTCGAAGCGAGAAATACGCTAGCTGGGCTGGTTGATGCGCAAGTCGCAGAGGCTGTCGGTGAGCGAGGGGGCAGGATTTATCAACTCGCCTCAAACCTCAACGAGGGGCTGCGCTCCGAACAACAAAGTATTCCCCTGGTGGCCGAGGGGGGTGGGGCACAAAGCGAGCGTGCTGATGATTTCGTGAACGTTGAAGAAGATGTGACTCCGCGCTCACGAGGTGCGCGACGTGAGAACGCAAATAGAATTGCTGAATTTCTGAAGAGTGGTCCTTCGTCGGTAAGCGACATTCGCGATTCTACGGGGCTCTCGATCCGGCAGGTTGAATATGCCATGGATTTGTTGAGGGCGGAAGGGAAAATCCTTCTGTTGGGGAAACGTGGCGACCGGAGCAGTCGCTGGTCCTTGACTCAGGTTGGACCCGCTGGGGAGAGCTAA
- a CDS encoding XRE family transcriptional regulator, whose product MTDDRPAWARRITAERQARDWSQRDAVRALRAHAPTELPAEDSMIRQWKRWESGQAPNDFYQPIIAATLGTVTHALFPAPSRRDGGKEILAASGMETLEIVSRLNRSDVDSATLDALRITTDRLCSEYPYMPSAQLLIEGRQWLRRVVDLHTKSLTLAQHREVLALSGWLALLVGCVEYDTGDRHAAESTRRAALSLASEADHPELAGWAHEMRAWFALTTGDYRGVIAAAQAGAGVAANHGVAVQLAGQEAKAWARLGDRRQVEVALDKGRRLLEGMPPPENLDNHFVVDPAKFDFYSMDCYRLVGEDRLARMLAEEVLRTGTDFDGTERSPMRNSEARVTLAVAAAREGDLEQALIHGERALQGDRQSVPSLIMTSREVAAVMRQRYSTEPGAQNYLNRLQELGREKPGFLPS is encoded by the coding sequence ATGACTGACGACAGGCCCGCATGGGCGCGGCGCATCACTGCTGAACGACAGGCCCGCGACTGGTCCCAGCGTGACGCGGTCAGGGCTCTGCGCGCACACGCGCCCACGGAGCTGCCGGCAGAGGACAGCATGATTCGCCAGTGGAAGCGCTGGGAGTCGGGTCAGGCCCCGAACGACTTCTATCAGCCGATCATCGCGGCCACCCTCGGAACGGTGACACACGCCCTTTTCCCTGCTCCATCTCGGCGAGACGGAGGAAAGGAAATCTTGGCAGCGAGCGGGATGGAGACTCTGGAGATCGTGAGTCGGTTGAACCGTTCCGATGTCGACAGCGCCACGCTCGACGCTCTCCGGATCACGACGGACCGACTCTGCTCCGAATATCCCTACATGCCGAGCGCTCAGCTCCTCATAGAGGGGCGGCAGTGGCTTCGCCGCGTCGTTGACCTGCACACAAAAAGCCTCACCCTTGCCCAGCATCGCGAAGTGCTCGCCCTGTCGGGTTGGCTCGCCTTGCTGGTCGGCTGTGTCGAGTACGACACGGGGGACCGCCACGCGGCAGAGTCCACTCGTCGCGCCGCACTGTCACTCGCGTCCGAGGCAGACCACCCCGAGTTGGCCGGGTGGGCGCACGAAATGCGGGCATGGTTCGCGCTCACGACCGGCGACTACCGCGGGGTCATCGCGGCCGCGCAGGCCGGAGCGGGGGTGGCAGCGAACCACGGCGTGGCCGTACAGCTCGCCGGACAGGAGGCCAAGGCGTGGGCGCGGCTGGGTGACCGCCGACAGGTCGAAGTGGCTCTCGACAAGGGGCGCCGCCTCCTTGAGGGGATGCCACCCCCCGAGAACCTAGACAACCACTTTGTGGTGGACCCGGCGAAGTTCGACTTCTACTCGATGGACTGCTATCGCCTCGTCGGCGAAGACCGGCTTGCGCGGATGCTCGCGGAAGAGGTGCTTCGCACCGGAACGGACTTCGACGGCACCGAGCGGTCGCCTATGCGGAACTCGGAGGCGCGGGTGACTCTGGCAGTAGCCGCGGCGCGTGAGGGCGACTTGGAGCAAGCACTCATCCATGGAGAACGCGCGCTACAGGGCGATCGGCAATCGGTCCCCTCGCTCATCATGACAAGTCGAGAAGTCGCGGCCGTCATGAGGCAGCGCTACAGCACCGAACCAGGGGCACAGAACTACCTGAACCGCTTGCAGGAGCTGGGCAGGGAGAAGCCCGGGTTCCTCCCCTCCTGA
- a CDS encoding type 1 glutamine amidotransferase domain-containing protein yields the protein MTNVLMILSGVDHWTGADGTTLPAGYWPEEFAVPHRTMTEAGFNVDLASTVVGHPTPDPDGLSTEGAGPRGPEFAAYIDDHSDILGNPTPLSDVRAADYDATLLVGGHGPMEDLAHDPDMGRVLGDFDAAGKIIAPLCHGPAGLLSANKPGGRWLFEGKTLTGFTNEEEEKHGSAEFAPWLVENALRARGAKIQSIRAWGVNVVEDGKMISGQNPQSSAALAEKLIDTLKAQ from the coding sequence GTGACAAATGTGCTGATGATCCTGTCGGGCGTCGACCACTGGACGGGGGCCGACGGAACGACGCTCCCCGCCGGATACTGGCCCGAGGAATTCGCGGTCCCCCACCGCACGATGACCGAGGCGGGGTTCAACGTCGACCTGGCCTCCACCGTGGTGGGCCACCCGACACCGGACCCGGACGGCCTGAGCACCGAGGGGGCCGGGCCCCGGGGCCCCGAGTTCGCCGCGTATATCGACGATCACTCCGACATCCTGGGCAATCCCACACCGCTCTCGGACGTCCGCGCCGCCGACTATGACGCGACGCTCCTCGTCGGTGGCCACGGTCCGATGGAGGATCTGGCTCACGACCCCGACATGGGCCGTGTCCTGGGCGACTTCGATGCCGCGGGAAAGATCATCGCTCCCCTGTGCCACGGCCCCGCGGGCCTGCTCAGCGCGAACAAGCCGGGAGGGCGCTGGTTGTTCGAAGGAAAGACGCTCACGGGCTTCACCAACGAGGAGGAAGAGAAGCACGGCTCGGCCGAATTCGCTCCGTGGCTGGTGGAGAACGCGCTGAGGGCCCGCGGCGCGAAAATACAGTCGATCCGGGCATGGGGCGTCAACGTCGTCGAGGACGGCAAGATGATCTCCGGCCAGAACCCCCAGTCCAGCGCGGCGCTGGCCGAGAAGCTGATCGACACGCTCAAGGCCCAGTGA
- a CDS encoding winged helix-turn-helix transcriptional regulator, which yields MLGALGISEFDERVYRAYLAKPDRSAREIAEHLGTTPSRIRHAVARLVELGLLRRERQGQYRPVSPRTALSALLATRRADTEAAFTSVWDAVDDLASEYRANRLQGDPSQLVEVITGEEAVTLRVAELTQSMRTHFWVLDRPPYLGPYTVELEENFTMDLLGRGIDIRSVYTPEALEQPGRFQLITRLANLGEQARFLPSLPFRLRIMDRRVALLALIGGRYDRIAVVHQSGLLDAILELFDTYWQRAQPVVSTTPVAPDQPSADDLLLLKMLQAGYKDQAIARQLGTSSRTVTRRIAAIASRLGLDTRFQMGTEAAKRGWI from the coding sequence GTGCTCGGTGCCCTTGGGATCAGCGAGTTCGATGAGCGGGTCTATCGCGCCTACTTGGCCAAGCCGGACCGGTCAGCACGCGAGATCGCCGAACATCTGGGCACCACACCCAGTCGGATACGGCACGCGGTGGCCCGGTTGGTGGAACTGGGCTTGCTGCGAAGAGAACGACAGGGCCAGTACCGTCCCGTCAGCCCGCGGACCGCGTTGAGCGCACTGCTCGCCACGCGACGAGCCGATACCGAGGCGGCGTTCACCTCCGTGTGGGACGCGGTCGACGACCTGGCGAGTGAGTACCGTGCCAACCGACTGCAGGGGGATCCGAGCCAGTTGGTGGAGGTGATCACCGGCGAGGAGGCGGTCACCCTACGGGTGGCCGAGTTGACCCAGTCGATGCGCACCCACTTCTGGGTTCTTGACCGGCCCCCGTACCTGGGCCCCTACACCGTCGAGTTGGAGGAGAACTTCACGATGGACCTGCTGGGCCGCGGCATCGACATACGGTCCGTCTACACCCCGGAGGCGCTGGAGCAGCCCGGCCGATTCCAGCTGATCACCCGGCTCGCCAACCTCGGCGAACAGGCCCGGTTCCTGCCGAGCCTGCCGTTCAGGCTGCGGATCATGGACCGTCGTGTCGCGCTGCTCGCGCTGATCGGAGGACGGTACGACAGGATCGCCGTCGTCCATCAGTCGGGTCTGCTCGATGCGATCCTCGAGCTGTTCGACACATATTGGCAGCGGGCACAACCCGTCGTCTCGACGACCCCGGTGGCCCCGGATCAACCGAGCGCGGATGACCTGTTGCTGCTGAAGATGTTGCAAGCGGGCTACAAGGACCAGGCGATCGCCCGGCAACTCGGGACGAGCAGCCGCACCGTGACCCGCCGGATCGCCGCGATCGCGTCGCGGCTCGGCCTCGACACCCGCTTCCAGATGGGCACCGAAGCCGCCAAACGAGGCTGGATCTGA
- a CDS encoding ISAs1 family transposase, with protein MSSSLIPAPVRTPVPDHELLIQLLGRIPDPRCRRGVRHPVGALIAVSVCAVVAGARGFTAIGEWARDAGGVALARLGLERGGVDESTLRRLFARLDGCHLDAVLGAWAATRTALVAGRRVIAIDGKTVRGARGGSSQAPHLVAALAHGSGAVLGQIAVREKNNEIPAARDLLAALDLAGVVITMDAMHTQHDTATLVTEAGGDDVLTVKANQKSLFAQLKALPWTSVPAVTRTDRGHGRRATRTIKVIDVPAWIEFSGAVQVAQLRRTVARKGRRTVEIVYLITSADATTAPPAVLAAWVQ; from the coding sequence ATGTCATCGTCTCTCATCCCCGCGCCTGTTCGCACGCCCGTCCCGGATCACGAACTCCTCATCCAGTTGCTCGGCCGGATACCCGACCCACGCTGTCGGCGCGGGGTCCGTCATCCGGTGGGCGCTCTGATCGCGGTGTCGGTGTGCGCGGTGGTAGCCGGAGCACGCGGGTTCACCGCGATCGGGGAGTGGGCCCGGGACGCCGGGGGTGTGGCGCTTGCCCGGCTGGGGCTGGAGCGGGGCGGGGTGGACGAATCCACGCTGCGGCGCCTGTTCGCCCGCCTGGACGGGTGCCATCTCGATGCGGTGCTGGGTGCCTGGGCGGCGACCAGGACCGCGCTCGTCGCGGGCCGCAGGGTCATCGCCATCGACGGCAAGACCGTCCGGGGCGCACGCGGCGGCAGTTCTCAGGCCCCGCACTTGGTCGCCGCCCTCGCGCATGGCTCGGGTGCGGTGCTCGGCCAGATCGCGGTGCGGGAGAAGAATAACGAGATTCCCGCCGCCCGGGACCTGCTGGCCGCGCTCGACCTGGCCGGTGTGGTGATCACGATGGACGCGATGCACACCCAGCACGACACCGCGACGCTCGTGACCGAGGCCGGAGGCGACGACGTCCTGACCGTGAAGGCCAATCAGAAGTCGTTGTTCGCCCAGCTCAAGGCCCTTCCCTGGACGTCGGTACCTGCTGTCACCAGGACGGACCGAGGACACGGACGCCGGGCCACCCGGACGATCAAGGTCATCGACGTACCGGCGTGGATCGAGTTCAGCGGAGCCGTGCAGGTCGCCCAACTGCGGCGCACCGTCGCCAGGAAGGGTCGCCGGACCGTCGAGATCGTCTACTTGATCACCAGCGCGGACGCCACCACTGCCCCGCCGGCAGTCCTGGCCGCATGGGTGCAGTAG
- a CDS encoding fibronectin type III domain-containing protein: protein MENIVACSCTTKHQEEHVRNRIAIAVAVSGVAAATIVTAGGAQADTSVTVRSGNFVSALSDTRANGHVTVGDNGIGVATVGTDSTAKAAEYWSSPMALADTGTPSLDWTGTAMEPGVQLVTDFDGDGKADAILVGEKVYGGDWWVSDSAAQFVKDGAPEHTGGSGSANHGTLAEWRTAFPKARVLDTGFSLGSGVTGSGIISKEVVGDTTFTFAGKDAAATIPTTAPTGVTVTSTNTSVTSLKWTAVPGAESYFIYNGDSVVGASTGTTANVSGLKSNTGYDFSVAAVGAGSAGPKSGVVHAVTKPFTFTAPKGLKCTAKATALHCTANAVTGANRYSWYVNGVAHGSSDAPVYDIVSLAKSTTYAISIAADNDTQSPGPQSARVNYKTLAK from the coding sequence ATGGAAAACATCGTGGCATGTTCCTGCACGACAAAACATCAGGAGGAACACGTGCGTAATCGCATTGCGATTGCTGTCGCCGTCTCGGGCGTAGCGGCGGCCACCATCGTTACTGCGGGGGGTGCGCAGGCTGACACCAGTGTCACAGTGCGTTCCGGCAATTTCGTGTCGGCTCTCTCCGACACCCGCGCCAACGGACACGTCACGGTGGGCGACAACGGTATCGGCGTTGCGACGGTCGGGACCGACAGCACCGCCAAGGCTGCCGAGTACTGGTCGTCTCCGATGGCTCTCGCGGACACCGGCACTCCGTCGCTCGACTGGACGGGTACGGCCATGGAGCCGGGCGTTCAGCTCGTGACCGACTTCGACGGCGACGGTAAGGCGGATGCCATCCTGGTAGGCGAAAAGGTGTACGGGGGCGATTGGTGGGTTTCTGATTCCGCCGCGCAGTTCGTCAAGGACGGGGCACCGGAGCACACCGGCGGTTCCGGTTCCGCGAATCACGGGACTCTCGCCGAATGGCGCACCGCGTTTCCCAAGGCGCGGGTGCTCGACACCGGCTTCTCCCTCGGTTCCGGCGTGACCGGTTCCGGCATCATCTCGAAAGAGGTTGTCGGAGACACGACGTTCACGTTCGCGGGCAAGGACGCCGCAGCGACCATTCCCACCACCGCGCCGACCGGTGTCACGGTAACGTCCACCAACACGAGCGTGACGTCCCTGAAGTGGACCGCCGTTCCCGGTGCGGAGTCGTACTTCATCTACAACGGAGATTCCGTCGTGGGCGCGTCCACGGGCACAACTGCGAACGTGTCCGGGCTGAAGAGCAATACCGGATACGACTTCTCGGTTGCCGCGGTCGGTGCCGGTTCGGCCGGTCCGAAGTCCGGTGTGGTGCATGCGGTCACCAAGCCGTTCACCTTCACCGCGCCGAAGGGCCTCAAGTGCACGGCCAAGGCGACGGCTCTGCACTGCACCGCGAATGCCGTCACTGGTGCGAATCGCTACAGCTGGTACGTGAACGGCGTCGCGCACGGCTCTTCGGACGCCCCTGTGTACGACATCGTGAGCCTCGCGAAGTCGACCACGTACGCGATCAGTATCGCGGCCGACAATGACACGCAGAGTCCCGGTCCGCAGTCCGCGCGCGTCAATTACAAGACGCTCGCGAAGTAG
- a CDS encoding winged helix-turn-helix domain-containing protein: MTVTGGPKPKAVQVADVLRADIKRMKPGEKLPSQRELIDRFGYASQTIQNGLAALRAEGLIVSAGNLGNFVSDGSAPVGDVREDIKEIRSQLNTLTERLEALESRSAPGGA, from the coding sequence ATGACTGTCACGGGAGGTCCCAAACCAAAGGCCGTGCAGGTCGCGGACGTGCTGCGCGCAGACATCAAGAGGATGAAGCCGGGCGAGAAACTCCCCTCTCAGCGCGAGCTGATTGACCGCTTCGGGTATGCGAGCCAGACCATCCAAAATGGGCTTGCCGCACTCCGCGCCGAAGGGCTGATCGTGTCGGCGGGGAACCTGGGCAACTTCGTCAGCGATGGGTCCGCGCCGGTTGGCGACGTACGCGAGGACATCAAGGAAATCCGCTCCCAACTCAACACATTGACCGAACGGCTCGAAGCGCTCGAAAGCCGTTCCGCACCGGGTGGCGCTTGA
- a CDS encoding SigE family RNA polymerase sigma factor has product MSHADGFREFAASRAGHLFRSACLLTSGDIHLAEDLVQETLGRMYTVWGASRVENPAAYAQSVLVRSFLTYRRRRSATERPLGELPEGVSWSGDDADLRLALLDALAQLAPKDRAVVVLRYWEDRSIEETAQAMSASPAAVRTRSVRALAKLREQLGGTYFEFAPS; this is encoded by the coding sequence GTGAGTCACGCGGACGGCTTCAGAGAGTTCGCGGCGAGCCGGGCGGGCCATCTCTTTCGCTCGGCATGCCTTCTGACCAGTGGTGACATACATCTGGCGGAGGACCTGGTGCAGGAGACGCTGGGCCGTATGTACACGGTGTGGGGCGCTTCGCGTGTGGAGAACCCCGCTGCCTACGCCCAGTCCGTGCTGGTGCGCAGCTTCCTCACCTACCGGCGCCGCCGCTCCGCCACGGAACGGCCTCTCGGCGAACTGCCCGAGGGGGTTTCCTGGTCGGGCGACGATGCCGATCTGCGTCTCGCCCTCCTTGATGCGCTCGCCCAACTCGCGCCCAAGGACCGTGCGGTGGTGGTTCTGCGGTACTGGGAGGACCGCAGCATCGAGGAGACCGCGCAGGCGATGAGCGCCAGCCCGGCGGCCGTACGTACCAGGTCGGTGCGCGCCTTGGCCAAGTTGCGGGAGCAACTCGGTGGCACTTATTTCGAGTTCGCGCCGTCCTGA